TCAGCGATGAACATCAGCCCGCCCAGCCTTTATGCGGCATTCGGCAACAAAGCCAAGTTGTTTCTGGAAGCGGTTGCCTACTACGAAGCGACATTCTGGGATGCGGCGTGGGAGCGCATGGACACCGAACCGGACATCGTGCGCGCCATCAGTGACTTCTTCCATACCTCGGCATCGATCCTGACAGAGCCCGAGGCTCCATGCGGCTGTATGGTCGTGCTCGCAGCTGTCAACGTTTCCGACGATGCTGGCGAAGTCACCGCCACTCTCAAGGCCTTGCGTCAGGAAGGCCGTGACTACCTACGGCAGCGTCTGGACCGCGCGGTTGCAGAGGGTCAACTGCGCCCCGACACCAACACCCGTCTGCTTGCCGCAGCCTTGAACACATTGCTCGAAGGCATGTCACTGCAAGCCCATGACGCTGCAAGCCGTGAAGACCTGCAAGGTATCGCAGCCACAGCGGTAACGATGCTGGCCCCTTCCCTATCGTTTGACTGAAATCGACGCAATGCTCGCTTGAGCGACCGCCAGGCCAGCTCAGGCCAACAGACGCCGACTCATCTCAAGCGCCGCGTCAAAGGGCTCGCGGGTCCGGTTGACCTTGACCAGCAACGAGGCGCCCAACCACATCTGGTAGAGCGCTTCAGCCAGTATGCTTGCATCAACGGACGCCGCGATGGAGCCATCGGCTTTGCCCTGCTCAACACAACGAATCATCCGCTCGATGATCAGGGCTGTCCCTTTCTGGAGTACTCCACGCATGTTTTCCGACAGATCACACACTTCCGCGCCCAATTTGACCACCAGGCATTTTTGATCAGTGTGATCAAACGCCTGTGTCTCGGCCCAATAGCGCAGATAGCTCAGCAGACGTTCGGCGCCGCATCCCTCGCTGGCCAATTGCACATCGACCCGCGCGAGGTACTCTTCAAAGTACTCCTCAAGCAGCGCTTGGCCGAACTCGTCCTTGGAGCGGAAGTAATGATAGAACGATCCTTTAGGTACACCCGCAGCCGCGAGCAACTCGGTAAGGCCGACGGCGGTGTAACCTTTCTGGGTCATAAGCGACCTGGCGACATCAATGATGTGCTGGCGCATGTCTTGGAGGGGTTTTTTCATAATGCGGCGCATGCTAGCAAAAAAACGATCCAGCGTCAGGAGCCCGGTGGAGCGCCTGCCGTTTGTTCATCTGCGTCGGCAGCGATCCTACGCCGAGATTTGGCAATAAAAAAATATAAATATATTCCCCCTTAAAACATAATTATTATTTGCGAATGATTAAAGAACTGAAAACACTTATCGCGGTAGCAAGAGAAGGCACTTTCGCGGCGGCCGGCAATAAAATCGGCCTCACCCAGGCCGCCGTCAGCGCTCAGATGCAACGCCTCGAGGCGGAGCTGGGGGTGGAGTTATTCGATCGAAAAGGACGCTCCGCGCAGCTCAACCGAATGGGCCAACAGGTGTTATTGCAGGGTCAGGAACTGGTGCGCCGGTTCAAAGAACTGGGCACGCCATCGGTGGGGCTTGCCGCCAATGTTTTGGTCACCATTGGAGCGATTGCCTCGGTTCAACGCTCCTTTTTGCCGCAAGCCTTGGCCGAGTTTCATCAACGATCCCCTCAATGCAGGACGCGGGTCCTGCCTGGCCTGTCGATGGACCTGGTCAATCAGGTCGATTCAGGTGAAATCGATATGGCGGCAATCATCCGTCCACCCTTCTCTCTTCACAGCGATCTGCGCTGGACAACCCTGGCACGCGAGCCGTACCGACTGATTGTC
This genomic stretch from Pseudomonas orientalis harbors:
- a CDS encoding TetR/AcrR family transcriptional regulator → MTEPTPLSAPRAKGRPRAFDRDQALLQALAVFWKRGYEPASVTQLCSAMNISPPSLYAAFGNKAKLFLEAVAYYEATFWDAAWERMDTEPDIVRAISDFFHTSASILTEPEAPCGCMVVLAAVNVSDDAGEVTATLKALRQEGRDYLRQRLDRAVAEGQLRPDTNTRLLAAALNTLLEGMSLQAHDAASREDLQGIAATAVTMLAPSLSFD
- a CDS encoding TetR/AcrR family transcriptional regulator; translation: MKKPLQDMRQHIIDVARSLMTQKGYTAVGLTELLAAAGVPKGSFYHYFRSKDEFGQALLEEYFEEYLARVDVQLASEGCGAERLLSYLRYWAETQAFDHTDQKCLVVKLGAEVCDLSENMRGVLQKGTALIIERMIRCVEQGKADGSIAASVDASILAEALYQMWLGASLLVKVNRTREPFDAALEMSRRLLA
- a CDS encoding LysR family transcriptional regulator, with product MIKELKTLIAVAREGTFAAAGNKIGLTQAAVSAQMQRLEAELGVELFDRKGRSAQLNRMGQQVLLQGQELVRRFKELGTPSVGLAANVLVTIGAIASVQRSFLPQALAEFHQRSPQCRTRVLPGLSMDLVNQVDSGEIDMAAIIRPPFSLHSDLRWTTLAREPYRLIVPADMPGEDWAELVSSQPFIRYDRSSFGGRQVDRFLRQTHFSLQEVCELDELDAIIKLVANGVGVALVPETGTHEEWPAEVRAIDLKQRTFHRDIGLVHRARRNLTEPVKLLAQLITEQAAKQH